One Synechococcus sp. JA-2-3B'a(2-13) genomic window carries:
- the pcrA gene encoding DNA helicase PcrA: MTHASLLDALNPSQRQAVQHFCGPLLVVAGAGSGKTRALTHRIAYLVRHYRVDPGEILAVTFTNKAAREMKERIEQLFAEQEAQEQFGIPLEELEPAQATRLKSAVYHRWIKPLWIGTFHSLFAQILRLEIEKYQDPKGRKWTRHFSIFDESDAQSLVKEIVTKQLNLDERKFDPRSVRYAISNAKNQGWTPADLERNQPNFRGRTIAQVYEIYEDQLAANNALDFDNLIWIPVQLFRQNEQVLAYWHQRFRHILVDEYQDTNRTQYELIRLLATNGETRRSQLDWRNRSIFVVGDADQSIYRFRGADFTILLEFQETFGDGLPDDDTRTLIKLEENYRSTATILQAANALIEKNTERIDKVLRPTRQQGNPIFLHQADDEIAEAEFVVNTIRRLHGQNANAFSWGDFAILYRINAQSRPFEEVLLRWGIPYTVVGGLRFYDRKEIKDVLAYLRVVANPADSFSLLRIINVPRRGIGKSTLDKLTEAAAALNVPLWAILSDETSVSSLAGRSAKPVIQFAQLIQHWHRQASQTSAATLIEGLLRDSGYLEDLKAQGTDEAEERAANVMELYNAARQFEEEQEDPSLEAFLSNVSLASDLDNLQEGAEKVSLMTLHSSKGLEFPVVFLVGVEQGLFPNFRALEDPAALEEERRLCYVGITRAREQLYISHARERMLYGNREPAIPSVFLSELPQELIIEFDGRGAVSRQLSHGSGLSLSDAPKARPNRRQSRSEQWAIGDRLQHPQFGQGQITHVFGSGERVTIAVRFPAIGQQKILDPRIDPIQKLS; encoded by the coding sequence ATGACTCACGCCTCTTTGCTGGATGCCCTCAACCCTTCTCAACGGCAAGCGGTGCAACACTTTTGTGGCCCGCTGCTGGTGGTGGCGGGGGCAGGTTCCGGCAAGACGCGCGCCCTCACCCACCGCATTGCCTACCTGGTTCGCCACTATCGGGTGGATCCAGGAGAAATTTTGGCCGTGACCTTCACCAACAAGGCCGCCCGTGAGATGAAAGAGCGCATTGAGCAGCTCTTTGCCGAACAAGAAGCTCAAGAACAATTTGGGATCCCCTTAGAGGAATTGGAGCCGGCCCAGGCAACGCGACTAAAATCTGCTGTTTACCACCGCTGGATTAAGCCTCTTTGGATTGGCACGTTCCACAGCTTATTTGCCCAGATCCTGCGCCTGGAGATCGAAAAATATCAGGATCCCAAGGGGCGCAAGTGGACTCGCCACTTCTCGATCTTCGATGAATCAGATGCCCAATCTCTGGTGAAGGAGATTGTAACCAAGCAACTGAACTTGGATGAGCGCAAGTTTGACCCAAGGTCGGTACGCTACGCCATTAGCAATGCCAAAAACCAAGGTTGGACTCCTGCCGACCTGGAGCGCAATCAGCCCAACTTCCGTGGCCGTACCATTGCCCAAGTTTACGAAATCTATGAAGACCAACTGGCAGCCAACAATGCTCTGGACTTTGATAACTTGATTTGGATACCAGTGCAGCTTTTTCGACAAAACGAGCAGGTGTTGGCTTACTGGCACCAACGATTTCGACACATTTTGGTGGATGAATACCAAGACACCAACCGCACTCAATATGAGCTAATCCGTCTGCTGGCTACCAACGGCGAGACCCGCAGATCTCAGTTGGACTGGAGAAACCGATCCATCTTTGTGGTGGGAGATGCGGATCAAAGCATCTATCGCTTTCGCGGGGCAGATTTTACCATCTTGCTGGAGTTTCAAGAGACCTTTGGCGATGGTCTCCCCGATGACGATACCCGCACCCTGATCAAGCTGGAGGAGAACTATCGCTCTACAGCTACCATTCTGCAGGCAGCTAACGCTCTCATCGAGAAAAATACAGAGCGCATTGATAAAGTTCTCAGGCCAACCCGTCAGCAAGGAAATCCGATTTTTCTTCATCAGGCGGATGACGAGATTGCAGAGGCGGAGTTTGTCGTCAATACCATCCGACGATTACACGGCCAAAATGCCAATGCTTTTTCCTGGGGAGATTTTGCCATTCTCTACCGCATCAACGCTCAATCCCGTCCTTTTGAAGAGGTCTTGCTGCGGTGGGGGATCCCTTACACGGTGGTAGGCGGACTGCGATTTTACGATCGCAAAGAAATTAAGGATGTCCTGGCCTATTTGCGGGTTGTGGCCAACCCTGCCGACTCCTTTAGCCTGCTGCGAATTATTAACGTGCCGCGCCGTGGCATCGGCAAATCCACCCTGGACAAGCTGACCGAAGCGGCGGCTGCTCTAAACGTGCCTTTGTGGGCAATTCTCAGCGACGAAACCTCTGTAAGTAGCTTGGCGGGCCGTTCGGCTAAGCCTGTCATTCAGTTTGCTCAGTTGATTCAGCATTGGCATCGACAGGCTTCTCAGACTTCAGCCGCCACCCTTATCGAAGGGTTGCTAAGGGATTCCGGCTATTTGGAGGATCTCAAGGCACAGGGTACAGACGAAGCCGAAGAAAGAGCGGCCAACGTGATGGAACTTTACAATGCCGCCCGCCAATTCGAGGAAGAACAGGAGGATCCCAGCCTTGAGGCTTTTTTGAGCAATGTGTCTTTGGCTTCCGACTTGGACAACCTTCAGGAAGGCGCTGAGAAAGTTTCGCTAATGACGTTGCACTCTTCCAAAGGTTTGGAGTTTCCTGTTGTGTTCTTGGTGGGGGTGGAACAGGGTCTATTTCCCAATTTCCGGGCTTTGGAAGATCCCGCTGCTTTGGAAGAAGAGCGACGCCTTTGCTACGTGGGCATTACCCGTGCCCGTGAGCAGTTGTATATCAGCCACGCCAGGGAAAGGATGCTCTACGGCAACCGCGAACCAGCTATTCCTTCGGTATTTTTAAGTGAACTGCCCCAAGAGTTAATAATCGAATTCGACGGACGCGGAGCCGTTTCTCGACAGCTCTCCCACGGCAGTGGACTGTCCCTTTCAGATGCACCCAAGGCCAGGCCCAATCGCCGCCAAAGCCGTTCAGAACAGTGGGCGATTGGAGATCGTTTGCAACATCCCCAATTCGGACAAGGCCAGATTACCCATGTGTTCGGCAGTGGTGAACGGGTCACGATTGCGGTGAGGTTTCCCGCTATCGGTCAACAGAAAATCTTGGATCCCCGTATCGATCCTATTCAAAAGCTTAGCTAG